Proteins encoded in a region of the Quercus lobata isolate SW786 chromosome 8, ValleyOak3.0 Primary Assembly, whole genome shotgun sequence genome:
- the LOC115955470 gene encoding dol-P-Man:Man(6)GlcNAc(2)-PP-Dol alpha-1,2-mannosyltransferase, translating to MSVSTRQRRAVAASDPATSESGGGGGGGEWYTKHDKPSSSGGNTRGEEGLRWLLPLFVLGTLRYMSATSNIIHDCDEVFNYWEPLHFLLYKSGFQTWEYSSQFALRSYLYILFHELVGRPASWLFGDEKVRVFYAVRLFLGLLSVITETVLVVALSRKYGKRLACYTLAMLCLTSGCFFASTSFLPSSFSMYAISLSSGLFLLEKPAMAVAVAAIGVILGWPFSILAFLPVTFYSLARRFKQAFVAGAVTSLSLLAVSLLVDYYYYGRWTSSLLNLLLYNVAGGGESHLYGTEGALYYLRNGFNNFNFCFILALLFLGILPIARKKYVPDLLIVVSPVYIWLGFMSLQPHKEERFLYPVYPLICVAASAVIDSFPDLFRDKYNPTDNSLIVTMAKLLRPVVLSLILCTSHSRTFSLINGYSAPLEVYKLLEHHYDAGTGSVLCVGSEWHRFPSSFFVPDYVGEVRWIDDGFQGLLPFPFNSTLGGTAAAPPYFNNKNKASDEQYLQDLEACTFLVELQLNRPYNTRGSDLSTWEAVAALPYLDRELSPAMFRSFFIPYLWQEKNVFGMYKLLRRIPK from the exons atgtCGGTATCGACGAGGCAGAGGCGGGCAGTAGCAGCGTCAGATCCTGCAACATCGGAATCagggggaggaggaggaggaggagagtgGTACACGAAGCACGACAAGCCTTCTTCTAGTGGTGGTAATACGCGAGGAGAAGAGGGATTGAGGTGGTTGTTGCCTTTGTTTGTTCTAGGAACGCTACGCTACATGAGCGCCACATCTAACATCATTCACGACTGCGACGAGGTCTTCAATTACTGGGAGCCTCTCCATTTTCTTCTCTACAAATCTGGCTTCCAAACCTGGGAGTACAG TTCCCAGTTTGCACTGCGATCATACTTATATATTCTATTCCATGAATTAGTTGGCCGACCAGCTTCCTGGTTGTTTGGCGATGAAAAA GTGAGAGTATTCTATGCTGTAAGACTCTTTCTAGGTCTCCTCTCTGTTATCACAGAAACTGTTCTGGTAGTAGCCCTTTCCAGGAAGTATGGAAAACGTCTTGCTTGTTACACACTTGCAATGTTATGCTTAACCAGTGGCTGCTTTTTCGCTAGCACAA GTTTCTTGCCAAGTTCATTCTCTATGTATGCCATCTCTCTTTCATCGGGGTTATTTCTTCTAGAGAAACCTGCAATGGCAGTTGCAGTTGCAGCTATTGGTGTAATCCTTGGCTGGCCATTCTCAATCCTGGCTTTCCTGCCAGTCACATTCTACTCTTTGGCTAGAAGGTTTAAACAAGCATTTGTTGCTGGGGCTGTCACCTCCCTTTCTCTTCTT GCAGTCTCTTTACTGGTTGACTACTACTACTACGGACGATGGACATCATCTTTGTTGAATCTGTTGCTATATAATGTCGCAGGAGGTGGTGAAAGTCATTTGTATGGGACTGAAGGGGCATTATATTATCTGAGGAAtggatttaataattttaacttCTGTTTCATTCTCGCTTTGCTGTTCTTGGGAATTTTGCCAATTGCAAGGAAAAAGTATGTCCCTGACCTGCTGATTGTGGTCTCACCAGTGTATATTTGGCTGGGATTTATGTCTTTGCAGCCACACAAAGAAGAAAG GTTCCTTTATCCAGTATACCCACTTATTTGTGTTGCTGCTTCAGCTGTCATCGACAGCTTTCCTGATCTTTTCCGAGATAAATATAATCCCACTGATAATTCCCTGATTGTTACG ATGGCCAAATTACTTCGACCTGTGGTTCTTAGCCTCATATTGTGTACCTCCCATTCTCGTACTTTTTCGTTGATTAATGGTTACTCTGCTCCTCTGGAGGTTTACAAGCTTTTAGAGCATCATTACGATGCCGGAACGG GTTCTGTACTATGCGTCGGAAGTGAATGGCACCGTTTTCCATCATCATTTTTTGTTCCTGATTATGTGGGAGAAGTCCGATGGATTGATGATGGGTTCCAAGGTCTTCTGCCATTCCCATTCAATTCTACCCTGGGAGGGACTGCAGCAGCACCAccatattttaataataagaaCAAGGCATCAGATGAGCAATAT CTCCAGGATCTTGAGGCATGTACTTTTCTGGTTGAGCTGCAGCTTAATCGACCTTACAATACTCGTGGAAGTGACTTGTCAACATGGGAG GCCGTGGCAGCACTGCCTTACCTGGACAGGGAGCTCTCACCTGCCAtgtttcggtcattttttatcCCATACTTGTGGCAGGAGAAGAACGTATTTGGCATGTATAAACTGCTTAGAAGAATACCAAAATGA